Below is a window of Populus alba chromosome 2, ASM523922v2, whole genome shotgun sequence DNA.
TATAGAATCCTATTATAAATCAATAATGTCGCTTCCTACTTTAttctccattttcttcttcttcaagtaCCATtgctatttatcttttttacatGGATTGACTTTTGTGTCAGCTTGCTTTTCCCCAGATTAGCCAAACAAACTAATTTGTGAACtggatttatgttttttttccagtgtAGTATGAGGCTTCTCATCATCGGGATCTTGCTGAAAAGTCTGCGTGCTTGTATCTAAAATTCTTTGTATAGAATCTATATCAACTGGATCTCATTCAGACATGTTGGGTTAATTAAATTACACTGAATCAGTtcttttcttgttcaatttaaAACCTGAGCAAGAAAAGTAgccaaataaaatatctttagaTTAACCTACTAAGCTGGGTTGGTTTTTGCGCCCCGGCTAAAGAGTTTTGTGCAATAAAGCATATTCGATTTTTGTTCAAATATGATGCATTCCGTTAAAATTAGCATAATTTATCtagaatattaatatattctggaaaacaaaaaaccaagtgAAAAATAGAGCACGTATTTCAAATCCTCCGAATTTTTTTGCAAGTAAAAAACTTAACggttttaagataaaaaaaactgctGACCACACCTGCTTAcgtttgaaaaaattgaatggaagaagtaatatttaaattgtgATGTGAAGACCAACGAAATCAAAGCAGCACCAGTGGTCTAGTGGTAGAATAGTACCCTGCCACGGTACAGACCCGGGTTCGATTCCCGGCTGGtgcaagtttttattttttggagcaAAACCTTTTTTACTTCCAATGAGAAATATgaactttccattttttttttatttttacctgaAAGATGCGTGCTTGCTTTATCAACCATCGCTAGATTTGACCAGAGTTCGATGAACACTTTATCAAGAACCATTTAAAGACTCTGAATCTGGACTCGTGGTGTTGGGAACATGTCACTTGGTGAAGGGGACCAGTTGCTGCTACATGATATACTTCAACGTGCTCGATGCAGATTGTGGAAGCATGCCATCaatgatcaaatcaaacatgCTATGGATAGGCCTGAAGTACAATTATATGTACTCGTTAATGAAAGACCATAATAAATCTCTGAGGTGGGGGGGGAGGATAGCGGGGGTGAGACCACCTAGGAAcccatttcaagaaaaaaagttctttttttttaaaaaagaaaagcttacTTTTTATGAAGACtaacaaaattcatttttggGGGAAAATATACCAAATCCTTTTGAACTATAGCTCAAGGCAGAAACAATTATTGAATAACTTATTCAGCATATAGAAAACGATAAAATATACCCTAGATCATGTTATAAGAACATGTTGTGCATATAGAAAACGATAAGCTAGACATTCCCATGGTATTTGCTGGTGATTCATCAGTTAAGGATGCCATTTCCTAAAGTAACAAAGCAATAGAAAacgattaaacaaaaaaaaaaaaccgaaagagctcttagtttatattatatttatagtgAAAGAAAATATGGTGTGAAAATGTTAAACCGAATCTAATAAATTACAAAGTTACATGAAATAAACTGTATTATGATGAGTTGTAATCGgtcataaataaaagaatgattatgattatgataggagaatgataaattaatcgtgtataacaataaaaaaaaatcaataattaaaaatatataatattgaatGAATATAAAGTTTCAACCTCTTGAAAAAAGATTAATGGAATGGTGCTGCAcgtataattaataaaattattaaaaggtTGTCGAGACTATCTTTatattagatatataaaaaaaatctctgttTTCATGAGATCAAGACTTACAATAATAAGCACAAAGCAGGAGGGGGTAATTGATTGATCTCTAGGATAGGTGCTCACCTGAAACATGCCCATAAAGAGAGATTAACATCAAAGAgaactttgaatttgatttgacGGAGAAATTACAAAATTACAGTCTATGATGATGAATGAAGGAGCAATGAATTTGAGGCAATAAAGCTGAAAACTGACGAAAGAGACAATCAGAAATAAACCAAAGTCATTAATGAGACACTGCCGATTAATGAGAAACAAAGTCATTAATCAGAACTTTCAAAGTTATTAATGAGACAAAGGCGGAAATCCTCAATCAGCAGTTCCTAAAATAAAGGTGTCTCCATATACAAGCGAGTGTCCAAGAGCGACTGCCGATTGCCAGATCAGCTGCCCTTCGCATTACCCTTGAATAATTTGAAACTACTTCCTCTCACTGAATATCTCATCAAAATTGCGAAGAGGCCCAATTATtctatttcatgttttaaattgGGCTGCCCCAGGGGACACGATGATAGATAGGCCTGGTACTCGTAGATAATTATCTCAGGATTAGAGTTGTTGTATTTAGCAGGGccgttaaaaatgatttaaactatgagAGAATATTTTATTAGGCAAgtctttattttcttacacgcatttttttataaaaaaaacatttttttttttttatcaatatcatgCTTTTCAGTTGAGAAACtaaagacaattaaaaaaaaatatttatacaaatTTTCTTACACActttatatatttgaattacattcaaaataaaataaaattatagagtCTTGggtaaaatctttaaaatggtTAAGTTAACATCTTGAAATTACAAACTCGCCCTCTGCGATTTACATTTAAATCTTGATCTTTGAAGTACTTTTTTCAtgaatataaaaagattatgaGATCTTTTAGGTATAATAAGATTtgcattgattgaaaaaataaggggaaaatgagaccaaaaaaaattatccatgaACTAACTAGTTTAGACAATGACTCACAGTTCAATTGGGCAAATAAattatgacaaaaataaaatgtatcgATTAGTTTTTCGAATCCTTGAAAGTTAAATCTATAGCAGCGGTTATGATTAGAGCCTGCGGGCTCCCTTTGGTTCACAATAAACAAACAATAAGTTAAAGGACGAGTACGGAAGGAATAATCAATTAACGAGACACAACGAGAGTGATGAAACTTATTTGTTGGCAGGCATCTTTCCCACAGTGCAAATTACCTTCTGCTAAAGCTTACTAAAGCATAAAATGCCGGATGCCCTTTTCCACTCCTTGTGTACCACTCTGTGTTAAAATATTATAGAGAGGGGAAATAGAAAGAGCTGTTGTTTGCGTGAATTTTCCAcgctttcccttttctttttaatcagaAAATTCCTTGTGATCACGTAGTCGATAGACGTTCATTTTTCAATCGAGTTTTTACTATATGAAGTTCCCACTTGTTCTTAAAAGAAATTCCACCAAGTATTTTATAACAATCTTCGAAACTGGGGAAGGGGTACGATGTTGCAAAGAcgaaatataattatgaatattTCATGGTTAAGTATAAGATGCTGCAAATTCCTCCTCCATCGTCCACAGGCAAGAGGTCTTGCTCAGTCGTtttagttctctctctctctctctttattgaCTTGATCACTCTGTCCTCACCATGTCAAACGGACAAGAAGGCTAGCTAGGAAGGACGGACGTGAACTTTGAATTAGTTCATGTATCTTCACATTAGCAACCCATAAAGGAATAAAACGCATAGCAATGGACGGCCTCAAAAGTCAGGCAAATCAATTGCTAAAGGACAAAGAATCTCTCTCTGGCCCAAGACCCATCAAGTGGGGAGCCGCTCCTTGGCTATCAAACACTGAATTCTTACCCTCAAGAAAGAAACATGCACAAAAGTGGCGATTTTTCTTGCAAGAAGAGCAAAGTCAATCCCAACTTCGGAAAATTTGGAGTACGCAAAGTACAAACATTAATGGCGTTCCATTCCTTTCGACTTGCGTTTGtccaagttatatatatatatatatatatatatatatatatataaagcgacaaaaagaagaaagaaaaaaagaggaagacaaAAAAGCAAAAGTCGTCACGTGACTATCACGTGGCTAATCTTATCCTTCTCATAAAGATCATAGGACTAATGTCCACAAATTATTCACCAGGTGTCAACATCTCCACCCGTATTATCATTTTCTCGGACCCCACACTAGTGCTGTACTGTGCTAGCACCTAGCCTAATTGCTCCAACCCTACACACAAACGAAAGTCACTCACCGTGATAGAGCTCGCCTGATGGCCGGTGCCAACATAGCTGGTGCACTTAAATGGGGCAAATGCCCCTCAGTTCTTAACATTTCCACAGTAGCTTTGCCACCCAAATGGTTCTTCAAATACTTGGCCACTGATGCTGGGACAGATACATCCTTTGATGTCTGAATTATACAACATGGTACTTTGACGAGGCCTAGTATCCCTCTTAGATCACTATTAAAAACGGTCCTCGACACAAATAAAGTAATATCTGGTCTCATGTTGAAAAGCGTTCGGCTAAATTCTCTGACAGCAGCTGGTACATCAGCTCCTACTGCTAATGGTGCAAAACCCTTGACCCAAGCCTCATAATTAGCCTCCATTGCTACAAAAACAGACTCGATTTCTTCTTGCTCGAATCCTCCATGGTAGTCTTTATCATTCAAAAATCTGATGGAATAGATTTTCAAGAAAAGCTTTGATCAACCAACCAATTTCTCAGCTAAATTAAACAAACCATCGACCACACACAAACATCAATATCAAGCCCATATCTATAGAAAAGAAAGCtactttttttgtgtgtgtaaaTGCAAAATTGGGCAAAAGCCTTTACCTTGGCGATGCTCCTATCATAATAAGCTTGGTGAAGAGCTCCGGACGTCTAATGGATGCCAGAATACCGATCATTGCAGAAACAGAGTGACCCACATAAAAGCACCGGTCAACGCCAAGAGTGTCAAGAATGTTGAGCAAGTCATCGACATAAGCTTCAAGATTAGTGTAGCgtctaaaattgaaataatcagGATTGACACTACCAGCACATACAAGATCAAACAGAATCACCCGATAGTATGGTGTGAAGAAAGGGAGAATGCGTTGCCAAGCGGACTGGTCGGTGCCAAATCCATGGGCAAAAACCAGAAATTTGTCACCTTGGCCTTCGACACGGACATTGAGAGCGTCTAAGATGTGGCTACCCATGTGTGAGAAGAGGTAGACGAGAATGGGTTTTGAGATTGTCTTAAGCGAGACTCCCTAAGTGTTTGATAAGGTGAAAAACGTTGTTGCAGAGGGTGAGGGAGGGGGCACTCTCTTATGTGGCGCGTGCATATATTAAGGAGCGGGTAGGTGCAAGTGTGCTGAGGGTGTAAGTTTGTGGAGTCTGGGTGGGGGCGCTCTTTATATAGCTACGTGAACCGTAGATCTTTGGAACGTCTACAATGTAGTCATTCTACGGTGACTCATTTGTGTTTTTACAAGAATATATCGGTCCACTAGGTTAACCGCCAAATTTAACTGTAcgaaaacataattaataatatttacaatgtaaaagagataaatataaaaagaggagaaataaaagataatttttaaaaaatattatgtatagTAAGAGCTTGAATATTAGAATATTTCTCCTCTGAGTGTATTTCTAAGtctactaaaaaattatttataatatcagaTGATCTAAATAATATATCTAAATTCTTAAGAATTGGAGGTTATTATaacccctaaaaaataatacagcttgaactattttttttctcaattaggtttctaaaattttgaatttttgttaaagctcataaatttgttttgttgtcaagatatatatgatatatatgtATACAAAAGCACGTGCTctcttaaattaatatgtatatGGGGActcaatttataaatttataaatattagacctaataaaatatttgtttgggAACTCGATTGAGAATCCTTGTATGGTTGAGCTTGGGCCGCTAATTTGTGGTGTGATCTAAAATGTACGTATTAACAGGGAGCTTCGGCCTTACATATTGAGGTGACATCCCTTAtggtgatgatattttttttttttcatatttctacCCTTTTCctttataagaagaaaaatgagtGCATGCAAATTAGTTTTCCTTAATTATCTCTATAAAATAATCTCATTTGTGTATGTCTTAATTACCTATGCAAAAGATATGACAAACCACTaccaaaaatttaaagaatatcaacaaaatattttatcgatATATAGTAAAGATTTCATCagcattaaaaaaaccaatgaaattagcaatataatacaattatcaaaaaaatcttgTCAGGTTTTCTACTCCGTTCAAGATTCCATCACCATTTATTTCCTGATAGAGTATTTTGTTGACAAGTTGCTACACATTTTGTaaatcttacaaaaaaatttctataatGGGTGTGGAAATTTCTGGTGAAAATCTTGATGAAAATGTCAACATAATTTCCTTTTTATCGACAATTCTGTTAgacatttctattttatttttttttgcctatTATGATTTCTAAGCCTACAATTGCTTGCTCACACTAAACCCAcaaccataacaaaaaaaaacgtcttaaaaattaacttatacAAACCTCACAATGAATAATGCTAAATGAATTGCTCAAACCTATGAGTTTTCCTGTTTATAAGATTTAAGTAGCAAGGTCTTATAAAGAGTGCACAACGATGAGATAGATAGAGTCTCATACACAAacctttttaaaacataaatagatatgaacaatacattaaaattcaagcaaaaacccattaaaatttCAAGTACAATACAATTAAATCAAcaatataaagtatatatacatgATACATCATATCGAAGATGCTAAAAAAGGTGGGGGTAGAGGGGGAAGAAAAGATTCTAAACTAGAACGTCCAGGAGGGGGAGGAAAAGGTACACCCACAACTACACTTAGTTGAGCccaatacattttattttcttgtataaGTTATGCTCTCATATTCTATATCTTAACAATCAGTTGTTCTTGTACCTTTTTTTGGACAATCTTATCAAAATCTCGTGATTTATAGCTTGTGCCGGAATATAATTTGTCTATAATTGAAACAGTGCGGGCCACCCTTATTTCTCGGACTGAAGTTATAAGCAAATCACAAATTTGATTCCTATCAAGTCCATTCACTCACAACATCGTCCAACCATAATTGAGGATGGTAAGGAGAACGAGTGAAAGTTTCTTTGCCAAATTTCACAATCATATTGGTATTATATatctcttaaaaacaaaaacaaaaaaagttacaTTCCTAAATTCAAttacattttatattattgatgCAAATAAGTAACATTAAACCAATGATAACTATCTCAATACTTGCAACGAACACTTCCACTTTTGCATCtacaaatgttttcttttttcccctcatATCCCTCAGTTTTCTCATATAACACGATTGGAGTTGGTTCTCacctaagatatttttttttgtaaattaaataGTTTGTTAAAAGTATAAcaagcaaataaataattaaaacttcaagaaaaataataaaatatataacaacgAGCTCTTATTAGGAGCTTTGCATGTTGATAAACAAAATTGCTCATTCGATATGTTTGCTCATCAAATCATgagtttctttatttatattttgtgtaTCTTTTCATGAGCGCTTTGTAAAACTTTATGAAACTACAAATTATTGATACAATGCATAATTACACTTTATGACATGCCTCAATTTATAGCTTTTCCACTTTGCTAGGTTATCCGACTTGACCTTTTTAATTGCTTGTTTATAGGCATCGTACCAAAAATATGCAATCTAgtacataaatttattaaacataaattaggtaagaaaataaaagattacaagtttacaataatataatattaattgatttaaaattaccTAGTTGCATTGTGGTTTTCTTACACTCTCCTAATAAGTGTCACGTTGCTCTCATTTCACCAAAAATTTTCCTTAATTGATTAGATACAAGAgttagttttaaaaaactagtAACTCTAATTACATATCATTTATCTAACCTTAAACTATTTCCACCATGCATCTACTATATTCATTCATTCAAGATGGTTATGAAgttgactccattgaaataatggTTTTTTGAATAACCACTTCATCTTAGATGTGATAAAACGAGAAACCTTAAAATAGCTAAACCTAAAAATCAATCTAAGaaagtctttttttatataattgtagaacttaaaataatttaaaataaataaataacatcacaagacaaaaaaaaaattacattgagAGGTCGCTTTTCTagtttactatttattttcctaaaatgagctttattaaataaagattGTCCGATATGTTATTCTAAGTGGTTGACC
It encodes the following:
- the LOC118035809 gene encoding probable strigolactone esterase DAD2, producing MGSHILDALNVRVEGQGDKFLVFAHGFGTDQSAWQRILPFFTPYYRVILFDLVCAGSVNPDYFNFRRYTNLEAYVDDLLNILDTLGVDRCFYVGHSVSAMIGILASIRRPELFTKLIMIGASPRFLNDKDYHGGFEQEEIESVFVAMEANYEAWVKGFAPLAVGADVPAAVREFSRTLFNMRPDITLFVSRTVFNSDLRGILGLVKVPCCIIQTSKDVSVPASVAKYLKNHLGGKATVEMLRTEGHLPHLSAPAMLAPAIRRALSR